A stretch of DNA from Thermodesulfobacteriota bacterium:
GGGGCTATATCGACACCGGTTCGGTCCCGCCGGAGGAAACGGGCGTGGCTGCCGTGCCGGTTGTGCCGCCCCCCCCCCCACCGCGCCCCATGCCCCCCACTCCTCCCGCTCCCACGAAGGCGAGCGTTAGGGTGGCGTTCGTCATAGACGACATGGGCGGGGGAATGAAAAGGCTCCGGGAGCTTGCCGAGGTGAGTGCGCCCGTAACCGTGGCGGTGCTGCCGCACCTTAGATACTCGAAGGAGGTCGCCCGGGAGGCACACGCAAAGGGGATGGAAGTGCTGCTGCACCTGCCCATGGAGCCCAGGGACGCGGTCACCCACGACCCGGGCGAGGGGGCGCTTCTTACGGCCATGACCGAGGACGAGGTGCGCCTGAGGACCAGGGTCGCCATCGATGCGATCCCCTACATAACAGGCGTCAATAACCACATGGGATCGAGGTTCACCGAGGACGAGAGGCTTATGAGGGCCGCCCTTGATGTGGTCGGGGAGAGGGACTTTCTATTCCTCGACAGCCGTACCTCCAACCGCTCGGTCGGGGGTAGGGTCGGCAGGGAACTCGGTGTGAGGACCGTGGAGAGGAACGTCTTCCTCGACA
This window harbors:
- a CDS encoding divergent polysaccharide deacetylase family protein, producing MKRKTGKPGKRRAGKGKGAPLFTPAAAVLIVVAFVLGAVIAALIGGYIDTGSVPPEETGVAAVPVVPPPPPPRPMPPTPPAPTKASVRVAFVIDDMGGGMKRLRELAEVSAPVTVAVLPHLRYSKEVAREAHAKGMEVLLHLPMEPRDAVTHDPGEGALLTAMTEDEVRLRTRVAIDAIPYITGVNNHMGSRFTEDERLMRAALDVVGERDFLFLDSRTSNRSVGGRVGRELGVRTVERNVFLDNTRDEEYIRGQVEELVAIARKRGGAIGIGHPYPETIAVLLEMIPALIEDGVEVVRLSDLVAEAGGGAKAPGGPGK